One stretch of Malus domestica chromosome 14, GDT2T_hap1 DNA includes these proteins:
- the LOC103413581 gene encoding probable protein kinase At2g41970 produces the protein MSCCGGAEEENFGPPANQYTAPPRGGNTYGGGGGGGNDRGEPRGSNTVKSGAPQKALPIEIPSMSLDELNRLTGNFGPKALIGEGSYGRVFHAKLSNGKAAAIKKMDTGTSQEPDSDFSVQLSTVSRLKHEHFVELMGYCLDANNRILIYEFATMGSLHDILHGRKGVQGAEPGPVLSWNQRIKIAYGAAKGLEYLHEKVQPSIVHRDVRSSNVLLFDDHVAKIADFNLSNQSSDTAARLHSTRVLGTFGYHAPEYAMTGQITQKSDVYSFGVVLLELLTGRKPVDHTMPKGQQSLVTWATPRLSEDKVKQCVDPKLNNDYPPKAIAKLAAVAALCVQYEADFRPNMTIVVKALQPLLNAKPAGPETNA, from the exons GCAATGACAGAGGAGAGCCAAGGGGTTCCAATACGGTTAAAAGCGGAGCTCCACAGAAGGCCTTACCGATTGAAATACCATCTATGTCTTTGGATGAACTAAATAGGTTAACGGGTAACTTTGGTCCGAAGGCTTTGATAGGAGAAGGTTCTTATGGCCGGGTTTTCCATGCAAAACTGAGTAATGGTAAGGCTGCTGCTATAAAGAAAATGGACACGGGTACATCTCAAGAGCCGGACTCTGACTTTTCAGTACAA TTATCAACAGTGTCAAGACTCAAGCATGAGCATTTTGTGGAGTTGATGGGGTATTGCTTGGACGCAAATAACCGAATTTTGATATATGAGTTTGCAACCATGGGATCTTTACATGACATATTGCATG GAAGAAAAGGAGTACAAGGGGCTGAACCAGGTCCAGTTCTTAGTTGGAATCAGAGAATTAAAATTGCCTATGGTGCAGCCAAAGGTCTCGAGTATCTCCATGAAAAGGTTCAACCTTCAATTGTTCACCGTGACGTGAGATCCAGCAATGTCCTGCTCTTTGATGACCATGTTGCCAAAATTGCGGACTTCAATTTGTCAAATCAGTCATCGGACACGGCCGCGCGACTGCATTCGACTAGAGTGTTGGGAACGTTTGGCTATCATGCTCCTGA GTATGCGATGACAGGGCAAATTACTCAGAAAAGTGATGTTTACAGTTTTGGAGTTGTTTTACTAGAGCTTTTGACAGGAAGAAAGCCCGTAGACCATACAATGCCAAAGGGGCAACAAAGTCTTGTTACTTGG GCAACTCCAAGACTGAGTGAGGATAAAGTGAAGCAGTGTGTTGATCCCAAGCTAAACAATGACTACCCACCAAAGGCAATTGCTAAG TTGGCAGCAGTAGCAGCACTTTGTGTTCAATATGAAGCTGACTTCAGGCCAAACATGACGATCGTTGTGAAGGCTCTACAGCCACTGCTAAACGCAAAACCTGCAGGCCCAGAGACAAATGCTTAG